From Thermococcus barophilus MP:
ATCTCTTTATAACACATGATTTTGGGGCAGCTCGCTATTTTTCAGCAAAGGGAGGGGGCTCAATTGCTGTCATGTATCTCGGAAAAATCGTAGAGGTAGCGGCGGCTGAGGAAGTTATTCAGAATCCATTGCATCCATATACCAAGGCTCTAATATCCTCGGTTCCTGTTGCGGATCCAGAACTCTCAAGAAAAAGGAAGCCATTGAAGCTCAAAAGTCTGGATATCCCAAGCCCATTAAATCCACCAAGCGGATGCAAGTTTCATACCAGGTGTCCATATTCAAAAGACATTTGCAGTAAGGTGGAAC
This genomic window contains:
- a CDS encoding oligopeptide/dipeptide ABC transporter ATP-binding protein encodes the protein MSRIILKHCSSLACKTLSPHQLSGGQRQRVVIARAISVNPDVIVADEPITMIDVSLRIGILDLLLKLKEEVGTSYLFITHDFGAARYFSAKGGGSIAVMYLGKIVEVAAAEEVIQNPLHPYTKALISSVPVADPELSRKRKPLKLKSLDIPSPLNPPSGCKFHTRCPYSKDICSKVEPELKEVSPGHYVACHLYQG